In Oryza brachyantha chromosome 1, ObraRS2, whole genome shotgun sequence, the following are encoded in one genomic region:
- the LOC102716470 gene encoding alpha-amylase 3, chloroplastic codes for MAVASWSIPAIPRAGPPARGVLLGGAFLTAARPLAWRCRATAPRRVGLGGVLVARAGAAETPVAGSGEAGVLFSEKFPLRRSQTVEGKAWVRVDAEPDGEGKCKVVIGCDVEGKWVLHWGVSYDGEHGREWDQPPSEMRPPGSVPIKDYAIETPLNISHDSEGRMIHDVQIKIDKGTPIGAINFVLKEEETGAWFQHKGRDFRIPLIESFGEDLLGTEQDIDVRPGALGHLSNLLQKPEGPVPDDKGSRAKGISGCYEEYPIMKTVYAQNFVTVTVRENNGTNKHTVEFDTDIPGEVIIHWGVCKDNTMTWEIPPEPHPPTTKIFRQKALQTLLQQKADGTGNSISFLLDAEYSGLIFVVKLDEYTWLRNMENGFDFYIPLTRADTHEPHSAEKHKADDMASQPDGLISDIRNLVVGLSSRRGQRAKNKVLQEDILQEIERLAAEAYSIFRSPTIDTVEESVYLDDSEIVKPACSGTGSGFEILCQGFNWESHKSGKWYVELGSKAKELSSMGFTIIWSPPPTDSVSPEGYMPRDLYNLNSRYGTMEELREVVKTFHEAGMKVLGDAVLNHRCAQFQNKNGVWNIFGGRLNWDDQAVVADDPHFQGRGNKSSGDNFHAAPNIDHSQEFVRNDLKEWLCWMRKEVGYDGWRLDFVRGFWGGYVKDYLEASEPYFAVGEYWDSLSYTYGEMDYNQDAHRQRIVDWINATNGTAGAFDVTTKGILHSALERSEYWRLSDEKGKPPGVLGWWPSRAVTFIENHDTGSTQGHWRFPFGMELQGYVYILTHPGTPAVFYDHIFSHLHPEIAKLISIRRRQKIHCRSKIKILKAEGNLYAAEIDERVTMKIGGGHFEPSGPINWVVAAEGQDYKVWEVPL; via the exons atggcggtggcgagcTGGAGCATTCCGGCGATCCCGCGGGCGGGCCCGCCAGCGAGGGGTGTTCTGCTCGGCGGCGCCTTCCTGACGGCCGCGCGGCCGCTGGCGTGGCGGTGCCGAGCGACCGCACCTAGGAGAGTGGGGCTCGGCGGCGTTCTGGTGGCCCGCGCCGGTGCGGCGGAGACGCCGGTGGCTGGCTCCGGGGAGGCCGGGGTGCTGTTCTCCGAGAAGTTCCCCTTGCGCCGATCCCAAACT GTGGAAGGGAAGGCGTGGGTGAGGGTCGATGCGGAACCGGATGGGGAAGGGAAGTGCAAGGTCGTGATCGGGTGCGATGTAGAAGGGAAGTGGGTGCTGCACTGGGGTGTATCCTACGACGGTGAGCATGGAAG AGAATGGGACCAACCTCCTTCAGAAATGAGACCTCCTGGTTCAGTTCCCATTAAG GACTATGCAATTGAAACACCTTTAAATATTTCACACGATTCAGAAGGGAGGATGATTCATGACGTGCAAATCAAAATTGATAAGGGCACTCCAATTGGTGCTATCAATTTTGTTCTAAAG GAAGAGGAAACAGGTGCTTGGTTTCAGCACAAGGGTCGGGATTTCAGAATACCTTTAATTGAGTCCTTTGGAGAAGATCTACTAGGAACAGAACAAGATATTGATGTCAGGCCAG GGGCTTTAGGTCACCTATCTAACCTTTTACAGAAACCTGAGGGACCTGTACCTGATGATAAAGGTTCAAGAGCCAAAGGCATTTCAGGGTGCTACGAGGAATACCCCATCATGAAAACAGTGTATGCTCAGAATTTTGTAACTGTTACTGTGAGGGAAAACAATGGAACAAATAAGCATACCGTGGAATTCGACACTGATATTCCTGGAGAAGTTATCATTCATTGGGGAGTTTGCAAAGACAATACTATGACATGGGAGATCCCCCCAGAACCACATCCAcctacaacaaaaatattccGACAGAAAGCTCTACAGACCTTGCTACAA CAAAAAGCTGATGGAACAGGCAATTCTATATCATTCTTACTGGATGCAGAGTATTCTGGTCTGATTTTTGTGGTAAAACTCGATGAGTATACCTGGTTAAGAAATATGGAGAATGGATTCGATTTCTACATTCCTCTTACAAGAGCAGACACCCATGAGCCCCATAGCGCTGAGAAACATAAAGCTGATGATATGGCTTCACAACCTGATGGCTTAATCAGTGATATAAGGAATCTGGTGGTTGGTCTATCATCTAGAAGAGGTCAACGAGCGAAGAATAAAGTTCTGCAGGAAGATATTCTACAAGAAATTGAGAGGTTAGCGGCAGAAGCTTATAGCATTTTTAGGAGCCCCACTATCGATACTGTAGAGGAATCTGTTTATCTCGATGACTCGGAAATTGTGAAGCCAGCTTGTTCTGGTACTGGATCTGGGTTTGAAATATTGTGCCAAGGATTTAACTGGGAATCTCATAAGTCTGGAAAATGGTATGTTGAACTTGGCTCAAAGGCCAAGGAGTTGTCATCCATGGGCTTTACCATTATCTGGTCACCACCACCTACTGATTCTGTGTCGCCCGAAGGATACATGCCAAGGGATTTGTATAATCTAAATTCCAG ATATGGAACAATGGAAGAGTTGAGAGAGGTTGTGAAAACTTTTCATGAAGCTGGTATGAAGGTTCTTGGTGATGCTGTCCTGAATCACAGGTGTGCTCAGTTTCAGAACAAAAATGGTGTCTGGAATATTTTTGGTGGGCGCCTTAACTGGGATGATCAAGCAGTTGTTGCAGATGATCCACATTTCCAG GGAAGAGGAAACAAGAGCAGTGGAGATAACTTCCATGCAGCCCCAAACATTGATCACTCACAAGAGTTTGTGAGGAATGATCTGAAGGAGTGGCTTTGTTGGATGAG AAAGGAAGTTGGATATGATGGATGGAGGCTTGATTTTGTTCGTGGATTTTGGGGTGGATACGTCAAAGATTACTTGGAAGCAAGTGAACCATATTTTGCAGTAGGAGAGTACTGGGACTCTCTCAGTTATACTTATGGTGAAATGGACTATAATCAAGATGCTCACAGGCAGAGAATAGTTGATTGGATTAATGCTACAAATGGAACTGCTGGTGCATTTGATGTTACCACTAAAGGAATACTTCACTCT GCACTGGAAAGGTCCGAGTATTGGCGCTTGTCtgatgaaaaaggaaaaccccctGGAGTGTTAGGTTGGTGGCCTTCGCGTGCAGTCACATTTATAGAAAATCATGACACTGGTTCTACTCAG GGTCATTGGAGGTTCCCATTTGGTATGGAGTTGCAAGGATATGTTTACATCTTAACCCATCCAGGCACTCCTGCAGTCTTCTATGATCATATATTTTCGCACTTACATCCAGAGATCgctaaattaatttctatcaGACGTCGCCAAAAGATCCATTGTCGTAGCAAG aTCAAGATACTGAAAGCAGAAGGCAACTTATATGCGGCAGAGATTGATGAGAGGGTGACAATGAAGATTGGCGGAGGACATTTTGAGCCAAGCGGCCCCATTAACTGGGTAGTTGCTGCTGAGGGACAGGATTACAAGGTCTGGGAAGTGCCTTTGTAA
- the LOC102712029 gene encoding mitochondrial outer membrane protein porin 4-like, producing the protein MEETEEFEVVGLYSVTGIPPEGNAPGLDSEVSKKDTPTVAATGPGLFSEIDRKAKDLLYKDFSTGQKFSLTTCSKNGLAITTASTRKHKAIFSKIQTQLKNNNVTVDVEATLDSRIFPRNKMFTTITTERLPIPGLKKIISFPIPYQQTAGKVELQYLDDYAGISLGVGLNSKPLVNLSCVFGNKTVAVGADVAFDSSTEDFTEYNAGLKFTTPDLAAALMLINKGESLAASYYQLVNEESGSAVGGELTHSFSRKKNSFAIGALHALDPLTTVKIRYSSRGMIGALIKHEWRPKTSFTLSTQVDTNAINKAPEVGLAVALKP; encoded by the exons ATGGAGGAGACTGAGGAGTTCGAGGTTGTCGGCCTCTACTCCGTGACTGGCATTCCCCCGGAGGGTAATGCTCCCGGCCTCGACTCCGAGGTCAGCAAGAAGGACACTCCTACCGTTGCGGCCACGGGTCCCGGCCTCTTCTCCGAGATCGACAGGAAGGCCAAAG ATCTTCTGTACAAGGACTTCAGCACGGGCCAGAAGTTTTCCCTGACCACCTGCTCCAAAAATGGACTC GCAATCACTACTGCAAGCACAAGGAAACATAAAGCTATCTTTAGCAAGATCCAGACCCAGCTGAAGAACAATAATGTTACAGTGGATGTGGAAGCTACTTTAGATTCTCGAATTTTTCCGAGAAATAAG ATGTTTACTACAATCACAACTGAACGTCTTCCTATACCAGGCTTGAAGAAGATCATATCATTTCCTATTCCATACCAGCAGACAGCTGGGAAG GTTGAACTCCAGTACCTGGATGATTACGCTGGTATCAGTCTCGGCGTTGGCCTGAACTCAAAGCCTTTGGTTAACCTTTCTTGTGTGTTCGGCAACAAAACTGTCGCCGTCGGTGCTGATGTTGCATTTGATTCTTCTACTGAGGACTTCACCGAGTACAATGCTGGCCTTAAATTCACCACTCCAGatcttgctgctgctctgaTGCT TATCAACAAAGGGGAAAGCCTCGCTGCGTCCTACTACCAATTGGTGAACGAAGAGTCAGGTTCGGCTGTTGGAGGGGAGCTGACCCACAGCTTCTCGAGGAAGAAGAACTCCTTCGCCATCGGGGCGCTGCACGCCTTGGACCCTCTCACCACTGTGAAGATCCGCTACAGCAGCCGCGGCATGATCGGCGCCCTCATTAAGCACGAGTGGAGGCCCAAGACTTCCTTCACGCTCTCCACCCAGGTCGACACCAACGCGATCAACAAGGCCCCCGAGGTCGGGCTGGCGGTGGCTCTCAAGCCCTGA